One window of the Candidatus Fermentibacter sp. genome contains the following:
- a CDS encoding thioesterase family protein — MGTDRFGITIGVQPDDIDVMGHVNNTVYLRWVQEAATAHWEALAAPGDIERILWVVVRHEIDYLRPAMPGDTVRASTWVGPLEGRYFTRFTEIARASDGRVLAKARTLWCPIDAATLRPTRATDSVMERFTVPSSEE; from the coding sequence ATGGGTACGGACAGGTTCGGAATCACGATAGGCGTGCAGCCTGACGACATCGACGTGATGGGCCACGTCAACAACACCGTCTACCTGAGGTGGGTGCAGGAGGCCGCCACGGCCCACTGGGAGGCCCTCGCCGCCCCCGGCGACATCGAGCGGATCCTGTGGGTGGTGGTGAGGCACGAGATCGACTACCTCAGGCCCGCGATGCCGGGCGACACAGTCAGGGCCTCCACATGGGTCGGCCCGCTCGAGGGCCGCTATTTCACCCGTTTCACCGAGATCGCCAGGGCATCTGACGGAAGGGTGCTCGCGAAGGCCAGGACCCTGTGGTGTCCGATCGATGCGGCCACGCTCCGGCCCACCCGCGCCACGGACTCCGTCATGGAGAGGTTCACGGTTCCATCGTCGGAGGAATGA
- a CDS encoding PadR family transcriptional regulator gives MPDDPRLSDAGAALLGLLCEEPMHAWEIERNVEYRDMRSWTDLSQSSIYRHLKELEKAGFVTSDAEEVSGRLRRVFSIAPEGREALAGRLLEILGEPLLQKCRIDMATYNYDLVPGSEAARRLSAYREALAARIECYRGVEEFMKESGCPWFRLAVPRRVVRMAQAEMEWIDDFLAEADGR, from the coding sequence ATGCCTGACGATCCGCGCCTGAGCGATGCCGGGGCTGCACTCCTGGGGCTCCTGTGCGAGGAGCCGATGCACGCCTGGGAGATCGAGAGGAACGTCGAATACAGGGACATGAGATCCTGGACAGACCTGTCGCAGTCTTCGATCTACAGGCACCTGAAGGAGCTCGAGAAGGCCGGTTTCGTCACCTCGGACGCGGAGGAGGTGAGCGGGCGCCTCAGGAGGGTGTTCTCGATAGCGCCGGAAGGCAGGGAGGCGCTCGCCGGCAGGCTGCTCGAGATCCTGGGGGAGCCTCTGCTCCAGAAATGCCGAATCGACATGGCCACGTACAACTACGATCTGGTGCCCGGGTCCGAGGCGGCCCGGAGGCTCTCGGCGTACAGGGAGGCGCTCGCTGCAAGGATCGAATGCTACAGAGGGGTGGAGGAGTTCATGAAGGAGTCGGGCTGCCCCTGGTTCCGCCTGGCGGTTCCACGGAGAGTCGTCAGGATGGCGCAGGCTGAGATGGAGTGGATCGACGACTTCCTGGCCGAGGCGGACGGAAGGTGA